One segment of Oscillospiraceae bacterium MB08-C2-2 DNA contains the following:
- a CDS encoding ABC transporter substrate-binding protein — protein sequence MKRIVSLLLIAVLALGTLAGCGSSSTPASSTPAASQGEASTAGTDTPAPAEKGTIKLGVLAPLTGTNAEYGKGFEVGMKMAVDKINAAGGANGYQLELVVKDSKGDAKESSDLARQFADDESVLAILGDFTSGSCMANAPIVDEAGIVQLSPTASNPDYAAMSPYCFSIMGRQDGEAPFYAKYILQKYMGMKKVGVIYINSDWGQSCYDNFKKEADAIGLEIVETVSYVQDEKDFSSLITKLKAANPEVIAIMDQGAVPQVINQIRGTGWDIPITTLGPGTSQQLLDLAGANAEGLLLTSPFFFNEDDKDLMAWKEEFVSKAGFQPTIHPACAYDTVNLIAAAIEASGDGEVTRQTIRDNLAAVEMTGVTGPIKFNEAGDITRQYLICGVENGKYVIKEGFDYSKS from the coding sequence ATGAAAAGAATAGTATCACTTCTGTTGATTGCAGTTCTGGCACTGGGAACACTTGCCGGCTGCGGAAGCTCCAGCACCCCGGCATCCAGCACCCCCGCCGCTTCTCAGGGAGAAGCTTCAACCGCCGGAACCGATACACCCGCTCCTGCTGAAAAGGGAACCATTAAGCTGGGCGTTTTGGCCCCGCTGACCGGAACCAACGCCGAATACGGCAAAGGCTTTGAAGTTGGCATGAAGATGGCTGTGGATAAGATCAATGCAGCCGGCGGCGCCAATGGCTACCAGCTTGAGCTGGTTGTGAAGGATTCCAAGGGTGATGCAAAAGAAAGCTCCGACCTTGCCCGCCAGTTTGCCGATGATGAAAGCGTTCTGGCTATTTTAGGCGATTTCACCTCCGGAAGCTGCATGGCCAATGCGCCTATCGTGGATGAGGCCGGTATCGTTCAGCTTTCTCCCACCGCCTCCAACCCGGATTATGCTGCTATGAGCCCCTACTGCTTCAGCATCATGGGCCGTCAGGACGGCGAGGCTCCTTTCTATGCCAAATACATTCTTCAGAAGTATATGGGCATGAAAAAAGTTGGCGTTATCTACATAAACAGTGACTGGGGCCAATCCTGCTATGATAACTTCAAGAAAGAAGCCGATGCAATCGGTCTGGAAATTGTTGAGACTGTCAGCTATGTGCAGGATGAAAAGGACTTTTCTTCCCTGATCACCAAGCTGAAAGCAGCGAACCCTGAAGTAATCGCTATCATGGATCAGGGTGCTGTTCCTCAGGTTATCAACCAGATTCGTGGAACCGGTTGGGATATTCCCATCACCACACTGGGGCCTGGAACTTCTCAGCAGCTTCTTGATTTGGCCGGTGCCAATGCCGAAGGCCTGCTGCTGACCTCTCCCTTCTTCTTCAACGAGGACGACAAAGATTTGATGGCTTGGAAAGAAGAGTTTGTTTCCAAAGCCGGTTTCCAGCCTACCATTCACCCTGCCTGCGCCTATGACACCGTGAACCTGATTGCAGCAGCAATCGAAGCAAGCGGCGATGGCGAGGTAACCCGCCAGACTATCCGCGACAATCTGGCCGCTGTTGAGATGACCGGTGTTACCGGCCCCATCAAGTTTAATGAAGCTGGCGATATTACCCGTCAATACCTGATTTGCGGCGTTGAAAACGGCAAGTATGTCATCAAGGAAGGCTTTGATTATTCCAAATCCTAA
- a CDS encoding L-2-amino-thiazoline-4-carboxylic acid hydrolase — protein sequence MSKITNNANKVSEPVQVNRDQIEHRATWMALIYDEMVKAGIDAEPIIRRAIRRCGRFHGEIFKSKCADPSNCGDFREAFLGDLGVNTFNMDNIGADSDNVNVDFHYCALVNAWQKQGFDDATIDLLCDMAMEGDRGIADAMGLSLDLKETIAQGCSSCVLHFHK from the coding sequence ATGTCTAAAATTACCAATAACGCCAACAAGGTTTCTGAGCCTGTTCAGGTCAACCGTGACCAGATTGAGCACCGCGCTACTTGGATGGCACTGATCTATGATGAGATGGTTAAAGCCGGAATCGACGCAGAGCCCATTATCCGCCGTGCCATTCGCCGCTGCGGCCGTTTTCATGGCGAAATCTTCAAATCCAAATGTGCCGATCCCAGCAATTGCGGCGATTTCCGTGAAGCCTTTTTGGGCGATCTGGGCGTAAACACCTTCAATATGGATAACATTGGCGCCGACAGTGACAATGTCAACGTAGATTTCCATTACTGCGCACTGGTCAATGCATGGCAGAAGCAGGGCTTTGATGATGCCACCATCGATCTCCTCTGCGACATGGCTATGGAAGGCGACCGCGGTATTGCCGATGCTATGGGCCTGAGCCTTGACCTGAAAGAGACCATTGCACAGGGCTGCTCCAGCTGCGTGCTCCACTTCCACAAGTAA
- a CDS encoding GntR family transcriptional regulator, giving the protein MPVQSLKERIYSQVLENIIQGSYPLESLINEKALVEEFGVSKSPVREALIELCNEGVLRSIPRCGYEVVRITDRDVQEIQDFRMIIEVGALDTYWSMLDQTHVERLQQMLDQHYQEGKEYNVLEHWQMNTEFHTELMSCFQNRYLYDRISETLRVLNRAYAQFYWDKWHQTTSFLSSAGCHRKVVDCIRTGSKEMALEYLRQDISTFDGAESGLRPNFSRLHK; this is encoded by the coding sequence ATGCCTGTTCAAAGCCTTAAAGAACGAATTTACAGCCAGGTACTGGAAAATATTATTCAAGGGAGCTATCCCCTGGAATCTTTAATTAACGAGAAAGCTCTTGTAGAGGAATTCGGGGTCAGCAAATCCCCTGTTCGTGAGGCTTTGATCGAGCTTTGCAACGAGGGGGTTCTGCGCAGCATTCCCCGGTGCGGCTACGAGGTTGTGCGCATTACCGACCGGGATGTGCAGGAGATTCAGGATTTCCGCATGATTATCGAGGTTGGCGCATTGGATACCTATTGGTCCATGCTGGATCAAACCCATGTGGAACGCCTCCAGCAAATGCTGGACCAGCACTATCAGGAGGGCAAGGAATACAATGTTTTGGAGCACTGGCAGATGAACACAGAGTTCCATACCGAGCTGATGTCCTGCTTCCAAAATCGCTACCTTTATGACCGCATCAGCGAAACCCTGCGGGTTCTTAACCGGGCCTATGCTCAATTTTACTGGGATAAATGGCACCAAACCACTTCTTTTCTCAGCTCTGCGGGCTGCCACAGAAAAGTGGTGGACTGCATCCGCACCGGCAGCAAGGAGATGGCTTTGGAATACCTGCGGCAGGATATCAGCACCTTTGACGGGGCAGAATCCGGGCTTCGCCCCAATTTTTCCCGCCTTCATAAATAG